In the genome of Montipora foliosa isolate CH-2021 chromosome 3, ASM3666993v2, whole genome shotgun sequence, one region contains:
- the LOC137995212 gene encoding uncharacterized protein → MSENTAAIEEAKSKRTSAKGRFTRKRNFLIKSIESDQGIEVVETNYANLAVAYDELEDKHETYVELLPDEQSEEAEAWMTGVQEKFNDATDRKIKYVEQITLKERRTREDAERQGYIDRARTKRNTARAVFEASYKSISHALKSKEIPNFALRDLQTQIEDEFLECKQSNAELLQLLSSESAEAEVNWIATIQTCYHEIKEKIVVSYTNVEEARRTKQESTASASFLRLEKVRMPHFESATLRATSSNQYHKGAAHCTASISEDKQENSREPRPKCLIHDNGRHWTANCRLYQAKTIDEKKNFLKEKRACWSCLKPGHRQRTCRMGRECGVNGCTRRQHPSIHENMPQQHTPSNESTPQQATASANVCNNLKFDTCLLQVQRVETRKGTANVMWDNAASLCFITNAKAKQEKLRGVKVNFSIVKLGGQNEKIETMKYKLPLLDKQGHAVEFEVYGINKITSDIEHVDVESIAHLFRNITKDEIAGPAGPVDVLIGYEYAAYHPEREQNIGHLVLLKNRFGRCVGGTHSLLKEMCMAHDLRNARVNTIVSKVNIDDFYTIEALGVQCKPKCGGCKCGKCSLGAKDYTIQEERELELIERNLTFNSEDNRWTVEYPWIKDPNNLPDNRKVAMAKLAATERRLRKNADHAKVYDEQIKDMVARNVARKLSKEELTNYTGPTHYIAHHEVLKPESKSTPVRIVFNSSANYMGHVLNEYWAKGPDLLNNLLGVLIRFRENRVAFIGDIKKMYHTVKTSELDQHTHRFLWRDMDSTREPDTYIIQRVSFGDKPSGTIATIALRKTAEMMRNEYQEAADVIQNNTYMDDIIESKDNLAMARKLSQDIEKAIVKGGFQVKEWIFSGDISKQEETIMVQKPHTSTEKILGIKWSPYEDQLCFEVKIKFSPKRKMTAFANDAVSEIPPKQLTKRMLLSQINSVYDPHGLAGPFTVRAKILMRHLWGSDRKLDWDDPIPEENKENWITFFKDLQEMNQIRFMRCMKPSDAIGEPVLIVFSDASQDAYAACAYVRWKRQNGQFESNLIASKNRLAPIKKLSIDRIELCGAVLNKRLKAFVEKECRYRFQRIYHIVDSQIVHAMIQKHSYGFNTFAATRIGEIQEGTSQTDWYWVESKHNIADCITRGKKPSDIGLESTWQKGPEFLKQPENEWPITRNYLEPQLPELVKTAMATNIEAFQDTLAGRIDISKYSNYNKLLRVTARIMKLYDRNPKSSLKNATNDLTPHDVEKAELFWIREAKQNMGKDIENGKYKRLCPKMREDGVYVIRGRSELWMEMSYNKREVILLPYDHPFSRLFVEHKHRTGHHGVLTTASKVRTRYWIPKLLKLVKSIKSKCVICRKLDKRVSEQIMGNLPTDRLKPAPPWYSTGIDLFGPYRIRDEVKKRTTSKTYGVIFTCLGTRAVYLDIAADYSTDKFLIVLRRFVSLHGYPSKLFSDNGTQLVAANKELSNITKNWDWNKLKGFGVSEGFEWIFTSADAPWQNGVTEALIRSVKRAINASICDSILTFSELQTVLYEVANLLNERPIGRHPTSPDDGAYLCPNDLLLGRATSRVPSGPFDEKANNRQRFTFVQTIISTFWKKWTRDYFPCLIIRQKWHTSQRNMKTGDIVLIQDSNLIRGQWKLGKVSNTYPGTDGKVRKVDVQYKNLNADEPTAKYKGKGYVTVQRPVQRLILLLPIDEQ, encoded by the coding sequence ATGTCTGAGAATACAGCTGCAATCGAAGAAGCCAAAAGCAAGCGCACATCAGCTAAAGGACGATTTACAAGAAAGAGAAACTTCCTCATCAAGTCAATAGAAAGTGATCAAGGAATTGAAGTAGTTGAAACAAATTACGCAAATTTAGCTGTAGCGTATGATGAACTCGAAGATAAGCATGAAACCTATGTTGAGTTATTGCCGGACGAACAGTCTGAAGAAGCAGAAGCTTGGATGACAGGAGTCCAAGAGAAATTTAATGATGCGACTGATCGCAAGATCAAATATGTGGAGCAAATcactttaaaagaaagaagaacaCGCGAAGACGCAGAACGTCAAGGATACATTGATAGAGCGCGAACAAAACGGAACACAGCGCGCGCCGTTTTCGAAGCGTCATACAAAAGTATATCGCACGCCCTGAAATCGAAGGAAATTCCGAATTTTGCACTGAGAGATTTACAAACACAAATAGAAGACGAATTTCTAGAATGCAAACAATCGAACGCAGAACTGCTACAGCTATTATCCAGCGAATCCGCCGAAGCTGAAGTGAATTGGATCGCCACAATCCAAACTTGTTATCACGAAATAAAGGAGAAAATAGTAGTAAGCTACACTAATGTAGAAGAAGCTAGGAGAACAAAACAGGAGTCTACCGCCTCAGCTTCGTTCCTAAGACTGGAAAAAGTACGAATGCCTCATTTTGAGAGTGCTACACTCCGAGCAACTAGTAGCAACCAATATCATAAAGGCGCGGCACACTGCACAGCGAGTATTTCAGAGGATAAACAGGAAAATAGTAGAGAACCCAGACCAAAATGCCTGATTCACGACAACGGTAGGCACTGGACCGCTAATTGTCGACTTTATCAAGCGAAGACGATTGATGAAAAGAAGAATTTTCTGAAAGAAAAGCGGGCATGTTGGTCCTGTCTTAAGCCTGGCCACAGGCAACGCACTTGTAGAATGGGAAGAGAGTGTGGCGTAAATGGCTGCACAAGGAGACAGCACCCATCAATTCATGAAAATATGCCCCAGCAACACACTCCAAGCAATGAAAGTACACCTCAACAGGCTACTGCGTCcgcaaatgtttgtaacaacTTAAAATTCGATACATGTCTCCTCCAGGTACAGAGAGTCGAGACCAGGAAAGGGACGGCTAATGTCATGTGGGACAACGCAGCCTCACTTTGCTTCATTACCAACGCTAAAGCGAAACAAGAAAAACTCAGAGGAGTCAAAGTGAATTTCTCCATCGTGAAGTTAGGAGGGCAGAACGagaaaattgaaacaatgaaaTACAAGCTACCACTTCTGGACAAGCAAGGTCACGCCGTTGAGTTCGAAGTGTATGGCATTAACAAAATCACCTCCGATATCGAGCACGTAGATGTAGAAAGCATCGCCCACCTATTTAGAAACATCACAAAGGATGAAATAGCAGGACCCGCTGGCCCAGTTGATGTATTAATTGGATATGAATACGCCGCATATCACCCTGAAAGGGAACAAAATATTGGTCATCTTGTACTACTGAAAAATCGTTTTGGAAGATGTGTTGGAGGAACTCACTCACTACTTAAAGAAATGTGCATGGCTCATGATCTTCGAAACGCGAGAGTCAACACGATTGTAAGCAAAGTTAACATCGACGATTTTTACACTATCGAGGCCCTTGGTGTACAGTGCAAACCGAAATGCGGAGGGTGCAAGTGTGGAAAATGCTCCTTGGGCGCCAAAGATTATACCatacaagaagaaagagaactggAATTGATTGAACGCAATTTAACTTTCAACAGCGAAGACAACAGATGGACCGTTGAATACCCCTGGATAAAAGACCCTAACAATCTTCCTGACAACCGTAAAGTAGCGATGGCGAAATTAGCTGCTACCGAGCGACGACTGAGAAAAAACGCTGATCACGCGAAAGTGTATGACGAACAGATAAAAGACATGGTGGCAAGAAACGTGGCAAGGAAACTCTCAAAAGAAGAATTGACAAACTACACAGGTCCTACGCATTACATTGCTCATCACGAAGTGCTAAAGCCAGAATCCAAATCAACTCCTGTCCGTATAGTTTTCAACAGCAGCGCGAACTATATGGGACACGTCTTAAACGAGTATTGGGCAAAGGGTCCCGACTTGCTCAACAACTTGTTAGGAGTTTTGATACGTTTCAGAGAGAACAGAGTTGCCTTTATAGGAGACATTAAGAAGATGTACCACACGGTGAAAACATCGGAATTAGACCAACATACTCACCGATTTCTATGGCGCGATATGGATAGCACTAGAGAACCAGACACCTATATAATACAACGCGTCTCATTTGGAGATAAACCGTCTGGCACGATCGCCACTATAGCACTAAGAAAAACGGCAGAGATGATGCGTAATGAATATCAAGAAGCAGCAGACGTAATCCAAAACAACACTTACATGGACGATATCATCGAAAGCAAAGATAACCTTGCAATGGCCCGCAAGCTAAGCCAAGACATAGAGAAAGCTATCGTCAAAGGAGGATTTCAAGTCAAAGAGTGGATATTCTCAGGAGATATTAGCAAGCAAGAAGAAACAATTATGGTACAGAAACCACATACATCAACAGAAAAGATACTCGGGATCAAATGGAGTCCATATGAAGATCAGCTATGTTTTGAAGTCAAGATCAAATTCTCACCGAAACGAAAAATGACTGCTTTCGCAAATGACGCAGTCAGCGAAATTCCCCCTAAACAACTTACAAAGAGGATGCTACTCTCACAGATAAATAGTGTGTACGATCCTCATGGACTAGCTGGACCGTTTACTGTAAGAGCGAAGATTCTAATGCGGCACTTGTGGGGAAGCGATCGGAAGCTAGACTGGGATGATCCCATTCCTGAAGAGAATAAAGAGAATTGGATTACTTTCTTTAAAGATTTGCAAGAGATGAACCAAATACGATTCATGAGATGTATGAAACCCTCAGATGCAATTGGAGAACCTGTTCTCATAGTATTTAGTGATGCATCTCAAGACGCATATGCTGCATGCGCATACGTACGATGGAAACGACAAAATGGTCAATTTGAAAGTAACTTGATAGCATCTAAGAATCGCCTGGCACCAATCAAAAAATTATCTATCGATCGTATCGAACTATGTGGAGCAGTATTGAACAAACGCCTCAAGGCCTTCGTAGAAAAAGAATGTAGATACCGATTTCAAAGAATTTATCACATCGTTGACTCGCAGATTGTACATGCTATGATACAAAAACATTCCTACGGATTCAACACATTCGCTGCCACAAGAATAGGAGAAATACAAGAAGGAACAAGCCAAACCGATTGGTACTGGGTAGAGAGCAAACACAATATCGCTGATTGTATCACGAGGGGTAAGAAGCCTAGCGATATCGGGCTCGAAAGCACATGGCAGAAAGGACCCGAATTCCTAAAACAACCAGAAAACGAGTGGCCAATAACTCGCAATTATTTAGAACCACAACTACCAGAACTGGTCAAGACGGCAATGGCTACAAATATCGAAGCATTTCAAGATACCCTGGCTGGAAGAATTGACATCAGCAAATACTCAAATTACAACAAGCTATTAAGAGTGACTGCAAGAATTATGAAACTCTACGACAGAAACCCCAAATCATCGCTAAAAAACGCGACAAACGATCTCACTCCACATGATGTGGAAAAGGCTGAATTGTTCTGGATCCGCGAAGCTAAACAGAACATGGGGAAGGATATTGAGAACGGAAAATACAAACGATTATGCCCAAAGATGCGCGAAGATGGTGTATATGTGATCAGAGGACGCAGCGAATTATGGATGGAGATGAGCTACAACAAGAGAGAAGTGATACTCCTACCATACGATCATCCATTCTCACGTCTATTTGTAGAGCACAAACACAGAACAGGACATCATGGCGTTTTAACTACAGCCAGCAAAGTACGCACCAGGTACTGGATTCCAAAACTTTTGAAACTTGTGAAATCAATCAAGTCAAAATGCGTCATTTGTAGAAAACTTGATAAAAGAGTCAGTGAACAAATAATGGGCAACCTGCCAACTGATAGACTCAAACCAGCCCCACCTTGGTACAGTACGGGTATCGATCTATTCGGACCCTATAGAATTCGAGatgaagtaaagaaaagaacaacatcCAAGACGTATGGAGTTATATTTACTTGTTTAGGGACAAGAGCTGTCTACTTGGATATAGCAGCAGACTACAGTACAGACAAATTTTTAATAGTACTTAGACGATTTGTGTCACTGCATGGTTACCCATCTAAACTATTCTCAGATAATGGTACCCAACTCGTTGCAGCAAATAAAGAGCTCTCTAACATCACCAAGAATTGGGATTGGAACAAACTAAAAGGTTTTGGCGTAAGTGAGGGATTTGAGTGGATCTTTACATCCGCAGACGCACCCTGGCAAAACGGAGTGACAGAAGCTCTCATTAGATCTGTAAAACGAGCAATTAACGCTTCCATCTGCGACAGTATTTTAACATTCTCGGAGTTACAAACAGTACTTTATGAAGTTGCCAACTTACTTAATGAGAGACCAATAGGAAGACACCCTACATCACCTGATGACGGAGCGTATCTTTGCCCAAATGACCTGTTGCTTGGTAGAGCTACGTCTCGAGTACCAAGTGGCCCATTTGACGAGAAGGCGAACAACAGACAACGATTCACATTTGTACAAACAATAATCTCCACTTTCTGGAAGAAGTGGACGAGAGATTATTTTCCATGTTTGATAATAAGACAGAAATGGCATACTTCCCAAAGAAACATGAAGACAGGAGACATTGTTCTAATCCAAGATTCCAATTTAATCAGAGGACAATGGAAGCTCGGTAAAGTCTCAAATACCTATCCAGGAACGGATGGAAAAGTGCGCAAGGTTGACGTGCAATATAAGAACCTCAATGCAGATGAACCTACTGCAAAATATAAAGGCAAAGGCTATGTTACTGTACAGAGGCCTGTACAACGACTGATATTACTACTACCTATTGATGAACAATGA